The genomic region GTCCAGTACCCGGTGGTGACGCCCATCATCAGGAAGGTGGACAGCAGCGCGGCGCCGAGCACCACCTCGGGGGCGCTGATCGCCGCGAACATCACCAGGTTGGTGAGCTGCTTGCCCCGGAAGCTGAACCGGCCCAGCGCCAGGCCGAGCAGTGTGCCCAGCACACCGGACATCAGCATGGTGAGCAGGGCGATGCTCACCGAGTTGAACATCGCCTCGTTGAGCTCGGGGTAGGCGAACGCGTTCTTGTACCAGTGCAGGGTGAAGCCCTGCCACGTGATGTTGTGCCGGCCGGCCGGGTCGTTGAAGCTGAACGCGACCATGAACAGGATCGGCAGGAACAGCCAGGCCAGGACGGCCCACGTGTAGTAGCGGCCCCAGTCGATCCGGCGGCGCGCGCGTGCGGTCCGCCGCGGCTCCGCCGGGGTGCCCGGCGCCGCCGGGGGTGTCCGGACGTCGGTGCTCACGCGTGCACCTCCATGACGCGCTCGGTTCCCAGGGCCCGCGCGTAGCTGAAGATGCCGATCAGCAGCAGGCCCATGAGGACGAAGGTGATCGACGACGCGATCGGGTAGTTGTTGTTGATCAGGTACTGCGTCTGGATGACGTTGCCGATCATCGTGTTGTGCGTGCCGCCCAGCACCGAGGCGTTGACGTAGTCGGAGCTGGTCGGGATGAAGGTCATCAGCACGCCGGCGAACACACCGGGCAGCGAGACCGGCAGGATGACCCGCACGAACGCCTGGAACCGGCCCGCGTACAGGTCGTGGGCGGCCTCCACCATCCGCGGGTCCATGCGCTCCAGCACCGCGTAGATCGGCAGGATCATGAACGGCAGGAAGTTGTAGGCCAGGCCCAGGATCACCGCGGTCGCGGAGTTGAGCAGCGCGAACCCCTCCGGCACCAGCCCGATCGACTTCAGCGGGCCCAGGACCACGCCGGTGTCGGAGAGCAGGAACCGCCACGAGATCGTGCGCAGCACGAACGAGACGAAGAACGGCAGCAGGATCAGGAGCAGGTAGGTGGACTTGTACGGTCCGCCCTTGAACGCGATCCAGTAGGCCATCGGGTAGCCGATGGCGATGCACAGCACCGTGGCGCAGGCGCCGTAGAACAGGGAGCGCAGGATCTGCTCCCAGTAGGTGCTGACGGCGTCGACGTAGTTGCCGACCGCGAAGGTCTGCTGGAACCCGGTGATGACGTTGCCCGTGGTGAGCGACAGGGACAGCATCCCGCCGATCGGCACCACGAAGAACAGTGCCAGCCAGGCCCACGCCGGCAGCACCAGCGCGTAGGGCGTGATCTTACGGTTCATGGGCTCAGCTCTGCGTGATCTCGTGGAAGAGGGAGGCGAACTCCTCCTGGGCGTCGGCCTCCAGGTTCACGTAGTTGTGCAGCTTCTGGTAGTCGCCCTCGGTCGGGAAGACCAGGGAGCTCTCCGACATCTCCCGGAGCGCCTCCCCGCGCTCGCTGCCGTCCTCGGCGTCGGCCCACTCGGCCATGACCTCCTGGGCGTAGGGCACCGGCGTGATGTAGGCGATGTACTCCGTGAGCCCGGTGGCGATCTCCGGGTCGTACAG from Nocardiopsis aegyptia harbors:
- a CDS encoding ABC transporter permease, with amino-acid sequence MSTDVRTPPAAPGTPAEPRRTARARRRIDWGRYYTWAVLAWLFLPILFMVAFSFNDPAGRHNITWQGFTLHWYKNAFAYPELNEAMFNSVSIALLTMLMSGVLGTLLGLALGRFSFRGKQLTNLVMFAAISAPEVVLGAALLSTFLMMGVTTGYWTTVVAHVMFCVSFVAITVRARVITLDPRLEEAAQDLGAGPWTTFRLVTLPMLFPAVMAGGLLAFALSIDDYIITTFVSGDVTTFPLWIWGTTRVGIPPQVNVMGTLLFLVGVILAVANIVMARRRR
- a CDS encoding ABC transporter permease, yielding MNRKITPYALVLPAWAWLALFFVVPIGGMLSLSLTTGNVITGFQQTFAVGNYVDAVSTYWEQILRSLFYGACATVLCIAIGYPMAYWIAFKGGPYKSTYLLLILLPFFVSFVLRTISWRFLLSDTGVVLGPLKSIGLVPEGFALLNSATAVILGLAYNFLPFMILPIYAVLERMDPRMVEAAHDLYAGRFQAFVRVILPVSLPGVFAGVLMTFIPTSSDYVNASVLGGTHNTMIGNVIQTQYLINNNYPIASSITFVLMGLLLIGIFSYARALGTERVMEVHA